The Burkholderia lata genome contains a region encoding:
- a CDS encoding phosphocholine-specific phospholipase C: MTRSNRRDFLRVAAGTAGAAALNLFPPVIRDALAIPANRRTGTIRDIEHIVILMQENRSFDHYFGTMRGVRGFGDPRPLRLANGKSVFHQPVGPAELLPFHPGADKLGLQFLQDLPHGWQDMHAAWNKGRYDQWVPNKGTTTMAYLKRDDIPFHYQLADAFTICDAYHCAIPSSTDPNRYYMWTGYVGNDGTGGGPVLGNEEAGYGWTTYPEVLENAGVSWKIYQDVGTGLNAAGSWGWTQNPYIGNYGDNSLLYFNQYRNALPGTPLYDKARTGTNISAGGTLFDVLQQDVKNGTLPQVSWICAPEAYSEHPNWPANYGAWYIEQVLQALVSNPEVWSKTALFITYDENDGFFDHVQPPFAPQSRDNGLSTVATTNEVFPGDASHMAGPYGLGPRVPMLVVSPWTKGGWVCSQTYDHTSLLQFIEARFGAQYPVKAGNISPWRRTVCGDLTAAFDFATADAGWPKLPDTSGYAPPDRLRHPDYIPVPPVFQKLPKQEAGLRPARALPYELFAHGRVESVNGLFRLTFANTGRAGASFQVQSRNRLDGPWAYTVEAGKRIDDTWSAAASLGLYDLDVYGPNGFYCHFRGPFATGVGSANVNPEVIYGYDVANGNITLRLMNRGHKAVRLKVTNAYGHGRARTFDLAPGQQIDDYWDLRGSHGWYDLTVSDGRLLGFLRRFAGHVETGRPSISDPLIRTHASHDDAEAASDALSD; this comes from the coding sequence ATGACCCGATCGAACCGTCGTGACTTCCTGCGCGTCGCTGCCGGCACCGCCGGCGCCGCCGCGCTGAACCTGTTTCCGCCCGTGATTCGCGATGCGCTTGCGATTCCCGCGAACCGCCGCACCGGCACCATCCGCGATATCGAACACATCGTGATCCTGATGCAGGAGAACCGCTCGTTCGACCACTACTTCGGCACGATGCGTGGTGTCCGCGGCTTTGGTGACCCGCGCCCGCTGCGCCTCGCGAACGGCAAGTCGGTGTTCCACCAGCCGGTCGGCCCGGCCGAGCTGCTGCCGTTCCATCCGGGCGCGGACAAGCTCGGCCTGCAGTTCCTGCAGGACCTGCCGCACGGCTGGCAGGACATGCACGCCGCCTGGAACAAGGGCCGCTACGACCAGTGGGTGCCGAACAAGGGCACCACGACGATGGCGTACCTGAAGCGCGACGACATCCCGTTCCACTACCAGCTCGCCGATGCGTTCACGATCTGCGACGCGTACCACTGCGCGATCCCGAGCTCGACCGATCCGAACCGCTACTACATGTGGACGGGCTACGTCGGCAACGACGGCACGGGCGGCGGCCCGGTGCTCGGCAACGAGGAAGCGGGCTACGGCTGGACGACCTATCCGGAAGTGCTGGAGAACGCCGGCGTGTCGTGGAAGATCTACCAGGACGTCGGCACCGGCCTGAACGCCGCCGGGTCGTGGGGCTGGACGCAGAACCCGTACATCGGCAACTACGGCGACAACTCGCTGCTCTACTTCAACCAGTACCGCAACGCGCTGCCCGGCACGCCGCTGTACGACAAGGCGCGCACCGGCACCAACATCAGCGCGGGCGGCACGCTGTTCGACGTGCTGCAGCAGGACGTGAAGAACGGCACGCTGCCGCAGGTGTCGTGGATCTGCGCGCCGGAAGCGTATTCGGAGCATCCGAACTGGCCGGCGAACTACGGCGCGTGGTACATCGAGCAGGTGCTGCAGGCGCTCGTGTCGAATCCGGAGGTATGGAGCAAGACCGCGCTCTTCATCACGTACGACGAAAACGACGGCTTCTTCGACCACGTGCAGCCGCCGTTCGCGCCGCAGTCGCGCGACAACGGGCTGTCGACGGTCGCGACGACCAACGAGGTGTTCCCCGGCGACGCATCGCACATGGCAGGCCCGTACGGGCTCGGGCCGCGCGTGCCGATGCTCGTCGTGTCGCCGTGGACGAAGGGCGGCTGGGTCTGCTCGCAGACCTACGATCACACGTCGCTGCTGCAATTCATCGAGGCACGTTTCGGCGCGCAATACCCGGTCAAGGCCGGCAACATCTCGCCGTGGCGTCGCACGGTGTGCGGCGACCTGACCGCCGCGTTCGATTTCGCGACGGCCGACGCCGGCTGGCCGAAGCTGCCGGACACGAGCGGCTACGCGCCGCCCGACCGCCTGCGCCATCCCGACTACATCCCCGTGCCGCCGGTGTTTCAGAAGCTGCCGAAGCAGGAGGCCGGGCTGCGTCCGGCGCGTGCGCTGCCGTACGAGCTGTTCGCGCACGGCCGCGTCGAATCGGTGAACGGCCTGTTCCGGCTGACCTTCGCGAACACGGGCCGCGCGGGCGCGTCGTTCCAGGTGCAGTCACGCAACCGTCTCGACGGCCCGTGGGCTTACACGGTCGAAGCCGGCAAGCGGATCGATGACACGTGGAGCGCCGCGGCATCGCTCGGCCTGTACGACCTCGACGTGTACGGCCCGAACGGCTTCTACTGCCATTTCCGCGGCCCGTTCGCGACCGGTGTCGGCAGCGCGAACGTGAACCCCGAGGTGATCTACGGCTACGACGTCGCGAACGGCAACATCACGCTGCGCCTGATGAACCGCGGCCACAAGGCCGTGCGGCTCAAGGTCACGAACGCGTACGGCCACGGCCGCGCGCGCACGTTCGACCTCGCACCGGGCCAGCAGATCGACGACTACTGGGATCTGCGCGGCAGCCACGGCTGGTATGACCTGACCGTCAGTGACGGCCGGCTGCTCGGCTTCCTGCGCCGCTTCGCGGGCCACGTCGAGACGGGCCGCCCGAGCATCAGCGATCCGCTGATCCGCACGCACGCATCGCACGACGATGCCGAAGCCGCATCGGACGCCCTGTCCGACTGA
- a CDS encoding FadR/GntR family transcriptional regulator — MSVPTLPAAPRRRARSLAQDVVDALTAQIENGTLRPGDKLPTETEVMAAQGVSRTVVREAISRMQASGLVETRHGIGSFVLELSRRQTLGIDPATITTLRDVLAVLELRISLESECASLAAQRANDTDLAALRRALDAIASGAGGGRDTAQLDFQFHLQIAQSTGNRYFVDIMTQLGTSIIPRTRVNSARFAGDDLERYVGRLNHEHEDIYEAIARHDPEAARAAMRTHLTNSRERLRRAHEAAEAERDTQAG, encoded by the coding sequence ATGTCCGTGCCTACGCTTCCCGCAGCGCCGCGCCGTCGCGCACGCAGCCTCGCACAAGATGTCGTCGACGCGCTGACCGCGCAGATCGAAAACGGCACGCTGCGTCCCGGCGACAAGCTGCCGACCGAAACCGAAGTCATGGCGGCGCAGGGCGTAAGCCGGACGGTCGTGCGCGAAGCGATCTCGCGGATGCAGGCGAGCGGCCTCGTCGAGACGCGCCACGGCATCGGCAGCTTCGTGCTGGAGCTGTCGCGCCGCCAGACGCTCGGCATCGACCCGGCGACGATCACGACGCTGCGCGACGTGCTCGCGGTGCTGGAACTGCGCATCAGCCTCGAAAGCGAATGTGCGAGCCTTGCCGCGCAGCGCGCGAACGATACTGACCTGGCCGCGCTGCGGCGCGCGCTCGATGCGATCGCATCGGGGGCGGGCGGCGGCCGCGACACCGCGCAGCTCGACTTCCAGTTCCACCTGCAGATCGCGCAGTCCACCGGCAACCGCTATTTCGTCGACATCATGACGCAGCTCGGCACGTCGATCATCCCGCGCACGCGCGTGAATTCGGCCCGCTTTGCCGGCGACGATCTGGAGCGCTACGTCGGCCGCCTGAACCACGAGCACGAGGACATCTACGAGGCGATCGCACGCCACGACCCGGAGGCCGCCCGTGCCGCGATGCGCACGCACCTCACCAACAGCCGTGAACGGCTGCGCCGCGCGCACGAAGCGGCTGAGGCCGAGCGCGACACGCAGGCCGGCTGA
- the hpnI gene encoding bacteriohopanetetrol glucosamine biosynthesis glycosyltransferase HpnI has product MTATATMLDWLLIVFTLAAAGYALVAAFAPRPRTPRTAVRDGFEPVSVLKPLCGAEPHLYENLATFCEQRHPRYEVLFGVASAVDPAIAVVERLRADYPECDITLVIDARVHGKNLKVSNLINLAERAKYGRIVIADSDIAVKPDYLERVTAPLADVSVGVVTCLYHARSVGGFWTRIGAQFVDAWFAPSVRITHLGRSTRFGFGATLALTRDTLDRIGGFPALKDELADDFWLAELPRRLGRRTVLSEVEVATDVIEPSFGPLWHRETRWLRTIRSLNPAGFAFLFITFTVPWLAIGAALALRLDGTFAGSLAGWAAVVGAFGRLVLHARGEDGWRAFWRDLPLVAVRDTLLALEWLAAVFGTHVVWRGARMTVVGGERATAAVEAVDGR; this is encoded by the coding sequence ATGACGGCAACCGCAACGATGCTCGACTGGCTCCTGATCGTCTTCACGCTGGCCGCGGCCGGCTATGCGCTCGTCGCCGCGTTCGCCCCGCGGCCGCGTACGCCGCGCACGGCCGTGCGCGACGGCTTCGAGCCGGTCAGCGTGCTCAAGCCGCTGTGCGGCGCGGAGCCGCACCTGTACGAAAACCTCGCGACGTTCTGCGAGCAGCGCCATCCGCGGTATGAAGTGCTGTTCGGCGTCGCGTCGGCGGTCGATCCGGCCATCGCCGTGGTCGAACGGCTGCGCGCCGATTATCCCGAGTGCGACATCACGCTCGTGATCGATGCGCGCGTGCACGGCAAGAACCTGAAGGTCAGCAACCTGATCAACCTCGCCGAGCGTGCGAAGTACGGCCGCATCGTGATCGCGGACAGCGACATCGCGGTGAAGCCCGACTATCTGGAGCGCGTGACGGCGCCGCTCGCCGACGTGTCGGTGGGTGTCGTCACGTGCCTGTATCATGCGCGCAGCGTCGGCGGGTTCTGGACGCGGATCGGCGCGCAGTTCGTCGACGCATGGTTCGCGCCGTCGGTCCGGATCACGCACCTCGGCCGTTCGACCCGCTTCGGCTTCGGCGCGACGCTTGCGCTGACGCGCGACACGCTCGACCGGATCGGCGGCTTTCCCGCGCTGAAGGACGAACTGGCCGACGATTTCTGGCTGGCCGAGCTGCCGCGCCGCCTCGGGCGACGCACCGTGCTGTCGGAGGTCGAGGTCGCGACCGACGTGATCGAGCCGTCGTTCGGGCCGCTGTGGCACCGCGAGACGCGCTGGCTGCGCACGATCCGTTCGCTGAACCCGGCTGGCTTCGCGTTCCTGTTCATTACGTTTACCGTGCCGTGGCTCGCGATCGGCGCGGCGCTCGCGCTGCGCCTCGACGGCACCTTCGCGGGCTCGCTGGCGGGCTGGGCGGCCGTGGTGGGCGCGTTCGGGCGGCTCGTGCTGCACGCCCGCGGCGAGGACGGCTGGCGCGCGTTCTGGCGCGACCTGCCGCTCGTCGCGGTGCGCGACACACTGCTCGCGCTCGAGTGGCTCGCCGCGGTGTTCGGCACGCACGTCGTGTGGCGCGGCGCGAGGATGACGGTCGTCGGCGGCGAGCGCGCGACGGCGGCAGTGGAAGCAGTGGACGGCCGCTAG
- a CDS encoding alpha/beta fold hydrolase gives MLSIRKMLFAARAAVLGAGVAVACAMPAMAAAVSPAGNDGPVYGPRLEGFTYPAPVHLYTFVSQRETLEMAYLDVQPAHPNGRTVVLLHGKNFCAATWEDTIGVLSRAGYRVIAPDQIGFCKSSKPDRYQYSFQQLARNTHALLESMGVKSATIVGHSTGGMLAMRYALMYPKATDQLVLVNPIGLEDWKALGVPPLSVDYWYARELKTTADGIRRYEQGTYYAGKWSPSYERWVQMLAGMYRGAGRDAVAWNSALIYDMILTQPVVYELGAIRVPTLLMIGDKDTTAIGKDVSPPDVHAKLGHYPELAKRTQAAIPGAQLVEFPALGHAPQIQDPDAFHKALLDGLEAVHPQ, from the coding sequence ATGCTTTCGATTCGCAAGATGTTGTTTGCCGCGCGCGCCGCCGTGCTCGGCGCGGGTGTCGCCGTCGCGTGCGCCATGCCCGCCATGGCGGCCGCCGTTTCGCCCGCTGGTAACGACGGGCCCGTGTATGGCCCGCGCCTCGAAGGGTTCACTTATCCGGCGCCCGTTCATCTGTACACGTTCGTGTCGCAGCGCGAAACGCTCGAGATGGCGTACCTCGACGTGCAGCCGGCACACCCGAACGGCCGCACCGTCGTGCTGCTGCACGGGAAGAACTTCTGCGCGGCGACCTGGGAGGACACGATCGGCGTGCTGAGCCGTGCCGGCTATCGCGTGATCGCACCGGACCAGATCGGCTTCTGCAAGTCGTCGAAGCCCGATCGTTATCAGTACAGCTTCCAGCAGCTGGCGCGCAACACGCACGCGCTGCTCGAATCGATGGGGGTGAAGTCGGCGACGATCGTCGGCCACTCGACGGGCGGGATGCTCGCGATGCGCTACGCGCTGATGTATCCGAAGGCGACCGACCAGCTCGTGCTCGTGAACCCGATCGGCCTCGAGGACTGGAAGGCGCTCGGCGTGCCGCCGCTGTCGGTCGACTACTGGTATGCACGCGAACTGAAGACCACGGCAGACGGCATCCGCCGCTACGAGCAGGGCACGTACTACGCGGGCAAGTGGTCGCCGTCGTACGAGCGCTGGGTGCAGATGCTGGCCGGGATGTACCGTGGCGCCGGTCGCGACGCGGTCGCGTGGAACTCCGCGCTGATCTACGACATGATCCTCACGCAGCCGGTGGTCTATGAACTCGGTGCGATCCGCGTGCCGACGCTGCTGATGATCGGCGACAAGGACACGACCGCGATCGGCAAGGACGTCTCGCCGCCCGACGTGCATGCGAAGCTCGGCCACTATCCGGAGCTCGCGAAGCGCACGCAGGCCGCGATTCCCGGCGCCCAGCTCGTCGAGTTCCCGGCGCTCGGGCACGCGCCGCAGATCCAGGACCCGGACGCGTTCCACAAGGCGCTGCTCGACGGGCTGGAGGCCGTGCACCCGCAGTGA
- the pdxY gene encoding pyridoxal kinase PdxY has translation MKNVLSIQSHVIYGHAGNSAAVFPMQRLGINVWPLNTVQLSNHMQYGHWAGSAIDAAKMEQLVDGIAAIGALKRCDAVLSGFLGSPPQARAAVEIVRSVKAMNPNAWYFCDPAMGQTGGIRPEPGVEEFMVQEMPALADGMSPNHTELQKLAGRRIETVAEAVEACRALIRRGPQIILVKHLHDRNSPADRFNMLAVTETEAWIGQRPLYAFPRHPVGVGDLTSAIFVACRLRGDSVRAAFEHTLAAVHAVVKATYDARRYELELVAAQDEIARPSEWFGAWVTDA, from the coding sequence ATGAAAAACGTCCTCAGCATTCAGTCGCACGTCATCTACGGCCATGCCGGCAACAGTGCGGCCGTATTCCCGATGCAGCGCCTCGGCATCAACGTCTGGCCGCTCAATACCGTCCAGTTGTCGAATCACATGCAGTACGGTCACTGGGCCGGCAGCGCGATCGATGCCGCGAAGATGGAACAGCTCGTCGACGGCATCGCCGCGATCGGCGCACTCAAGCGCTGCGACGCCGTGCTGTCCGGCTTCCTCGGCTCGCCGCCGCAAGCGCGTGCGGCCGTCGAGATCGTCCGCTCGGTGAAGGCGATGAACCCGAACGCGTGGTACTTCTGCGATCCGGCGATGGGGCAGACGGGCGGCATCCGGCCCGAGCCCGGCGTCGAGGAATTCATGGTCCAGGAGATGCCGGCGCTCGCAGACGGCATGTCGCCGAACCACACCGAACTGCAGAAGCTCGCCGGGCGGCGCATCGAAACCGTCGCCGAAGCCGTCGAAGCCTGCCGCGCGCTGATCCGTCGCGGCCCGCAGATCATCCTCGTCAAGCACCTGCACGACCGCAACAGCCCGGCCGATCGTTTCAACATGCTCGCCGTCACCGAAACCGAAGCGTGGATCGGCCAGCGCCCGCTGTACGCGTTTCCGCGCCATCCGGTCGGCGTCGGCGACCTGACCAGTGCGATCTTCGTCGCCTGCCGGCTGCGCGGCGACTCCGTGCGCGCGGCGTTCGAGCACACGCTCGCGGCCGTGCATGCGGTCGTGAAGGCCACCTACGATGCGCGCCGCTACGAGCTCGAACTCGTCGCCGCGCAGGACGAAATCGCGCGCCCGAGCGAATGGTTCGGCGCGTGGGTCACGGACGCCTGA
- a CDS encoding branched-chain amino acid ABC transporter substrate-binding protein, with the protein MKFRHSLLSVSIASALALLSQQAAQAADSTDVKVGFAAPLTGVNAGYGKDLQNGVQLALDDAAAQKVQIAGKPAHFNLIVQDDQADPRIGVQAAQALVDQNVSVVVGHFNSGTTIPASVVYDKAGIPVIDPAATNPTLTARGLANMFMVIATDGQNAGNAGKYAVDVTKAKRIAIIDDRTAFGQGEADEFEKAVKAAGGNLVGREFTSNQAVDFRAQITSLKAKNPDLIFFGGLDSLAANFIKQMRQLGLNAQFVGGGGVKDNEFIKIAGPAAEGAMAWEYGRPLDELPQGKDFEQRFKKRFGVDVLSYAQFGYDAAWAAIKAMQAAGSTDPKVYRPALKKIDFEGVTGRISFANDGSLKSGMSTLYQVKSGAWKTITTKGG; encoded by the coding sequence ATGAAATTCCGTCATTCCCTGCTGTCGGTGTCGATTGCATCCGCGCTTGCCCTCCTCTCGCAACAGGCCGCCCAGGCCGCCGATTCGACCGACGTGAAGGTCGGCTTCGCCGCGCCGCTCACGGGCGTGAACGCCGGTTACGGCAAGGACCTGCAGAACGGCGTGCAGCTCGCGCTCGACGATGCCGCCGCGCAGAAGGTGCAGATCGCCGGCAAGCCCGCGCACTTCAACCTCATCGTGCAGGACGACCAGGCCGACCCGCGCATCGGCGTGCAGGCCGCGCAGGCGCTCGTCGACCAGAACGTGTCGGTCGTGGTCGGCCACTTCAACTCGGGGACGACGATTCCGGCTTCCGTCGTCTACGACAAGGCCGGCATCCCGGTGATCGATCCGGCCGCGACCAACCCGACGCTCACCGCGCGCGGGCTCGCGAACATGTTCATGGTGATCGCGACCGACGGCCAGAACGCCGGCAACGCGGGCAAGTACGCGGTCGACGTGACGAAGGCGAAGCGCATCGCGATCATCGACGACCGCACCGCGTTCGGCCAGGGCGAGGCCGACGAGTTCGAGAAGGCCGTGAAGGCCGCGGGCGGGAACCTCGTCGGCCGCGAATTCACCAGCAACCAGGCGGTCGACTTCCGCGCGCAGATCACGAGCCTGAAGGCGAAGAACCCCGACCTGATCTTCTTCGGCGGCCTCGACTCGCTCGCCGCGAACTTCATCAAGCAGATGCGCCAGCTCGGGCTGAACGCGCAATTCGTCGGCGGCGGCGGCGTGAAGGACAACGAGTTCATCAAGATCGCGGGCCCGGCCGCCGAAGGCGCGATGGCGTGGGAATACGGCCGGCCGCTCGACGAGCTGCCGCAAGGGAAGGATTTCGAGCAGCGCTTCAAGAAGCGCTTCGGCGTCGATGTGCTGTCGTACGCGCAATTCGGCTACGACGCGGCGTGGGCGGCGATCAAGGCGATGCAGGCGGCCGGCTCGACCGACCCGAAGGTCTATCGCCCGGCGCTGAAGAAGATCGACTTCGAAGGGGTCACCGGCCGCATCTCGTTCGCGAACGACGGCTCGCTGAAGAGCGGGATGTCGACGCTGTACCAGGTGAAGAGCGGCGCGTGGAAGACGATCACGACGAAGGGAGGCTGA
- the hpnK gene encoding hopanoid biosynthesis-associated protein HpnK, which produces MATQPAARALIFTADDFGLHPRVNAAVERAHRDGVLNAASLMVGAPAAADAIERARRLPSLAVGLHLVLADGPATLPAHEIPALVGPDGRFGDAMAKDGCRFFFLPHVRAQLRREIRAQFDAFAASGLPLDHVNAHKHFHLHPTVLSLIIEIGRDYGLRAVRLPYETSAPALLKPWIALVRARLDRAGLAHNDYVVGIEHTGAMDEAVLLDALVTLPPGVGEIYCHPAEAGDGPITPTMAGYRPVDELDALLSPRVAAALKAAGVATGGFADVFGQPAAPRGARASRAPGAQPS; this is translated from the coding sequence GTGGCGACGCAGCCGGCGGCGCGGGCGCTGATCTTCACCGCGGACGACTTCGGGCTGCACCCGCGCGTCAACGCGGCGGTCGAGCGCGCGCACCGCGACGGCGTGCTGAACGCCGCCAGCCTGATGGTCGGCGCGCCCGCCGCGGCCGATGCGATCGAGCGCGCGCGGCGACTGCCGTCGCTCGCGGTCGGTCTGCATCTCGTCCTCGCGGACGGGCCGGCCACGCTGCCCGCGCATGAGATTCCCGCGCTCGTCGGCCCCGACGGGCGGTTCGGCGATGCGATGGCGAAGGACGGCTGTCGCTTCTTTTTCCTGCCGCACGTGCGGGCGCAGCTGCGCCGCGAGATTCGCGCGCAGTTCGACGCGTTCGCGGCGAGCGGGCTGCCGCTCGACCACGTGAACGCGCACAAGCATTTCCACCTGCATCCGACCGTGCTGTCGCTGATCATCGAGATCGGCCGCGACTACGGGCTGCGCGCGGTGCGGCTGCCGTACGAGACGAGCGCGCCCGCGCTGCTCAAGCCGTGGATCGCGCTCGTGCGCGCGCGGCTCGACCGCGCGGGGCTCGCGCACAACGACTACGTGGTCGGGATCGAGCATACGGGCGCGATGGACGAGGCCGTGCTGCTCGACGCGCTGGTCACGCTGCCGCCGGGCGTCGGCGAGATCTACTGCCATCCGGCCGAGGCCGGCGACGGCCCGATCACGCCGACGATGGCCGGCTATCGTCCGGTGGACGAACTCGATGCGCTGCTGTCGCCGCGCGTCGCGGCCGCGCTGAAAGCTGCGGGCGTCGCGACCGGCGGCTTTGCCGACGTGTTCGGCCAGCCTGCCGCACCGCGCGGTGCACGGGCGTCGCGCGCACCGGGAGCGCAGCCGTCATGA
- the hpnJ gene encoding hopanoid biosynthesis associated radical SAM protein HpnJ — translation MQATGAFMKTLFLQAPSYDGFDGGAGSRYQAKREIRSFWYPTWLAQPAALVPGSRVVDAPADGLSVEETLKIANDYDLVIIHTSTPSFPTDAMFAQDLKKMKPSMLVGMVGAKVMVDPHNSLTASESIDFVCREEFDYTCKEIAEGKPFPEIKGLSWRAKDGSIEHNEARPILENMDELPFVAPVYKRDLKIDNYFIGYLNYPYVSIYTGRGCKSRCTFCLWPQTVSGHRYRTRSVENVLAEAKWIRDNMPEVKELMFDDDTFTDDLPRAEAIAIGLGKLGMTWSCNAKANVPYKTLKVMKENGLRLLLVGFESGDDQILVNIKKGVRTDFARRFSADCKKLGIKIHGTFILGLPGETQETIKKTIEYAKEINPHTIQVSLAAPYPGTTLYKQAVENGWMEENKTINLVSKEGVQLAAIGYAHLSRDEIYHHLEQFYRQFYFRPSKIWEIVREMLTSWDMMKRRLREGVEFFRFLRAHEA, via the coding sequence ATGCAGGCTACCGGAGCATTCATGAAAACGCTGTTCTTGCAGGCCCCTTCGTATGACGGCTTCGACGGCGGAGCCGGCTCGCGCTATCAGGCGAAGCGCGAAATCCGTTCCTTCTGGTATCCGACGTGGCTCGCGCAGCCGGCCGCGCTTGTGCCGGGCAGCCGCGTCGTCGACGCACCGGCCGACGGCCTGTCGGTCGAGGAAACACTGAAGATCGCCAACGACTACGACCTCGTGATCATCCACACGAGCACGCCGTCGTTCCCGACCGACGCGATGTTCGCGCAGGACCTGAAGAAGATGAAGCCGTCGATGCTGGTCGGCATGGTCGGCGCGAAGGTGATGGTCGATCCGCACAACTCGCTCACGGCGAGCGAGTCGATCGACTTCGTGTGCCGCGAGGAATTCGACTACACCTGCAAGGAAATCGCCGAAGGCAAGCCGTTCCCGGAGATCAAGGGCTTGAGCTGGCGCGCGAAGGACGGCTCGATCGAGCACAACGAAGCGCGTCCGATCCTCGAGAACATGGACGAGCTGCCGTTCGTCGCGCCCGTCTACAAGCGCGACCTGAAAATCGACAACTACTTCATCGGCTACCTCAACTATCCGTACGTATCGATCTACACGGGCCGCGGCTGCAAGTCGCGCTGCACCTTCTGCCTGTGGCCGCAGACGGTCAGCGGCCATCGCTACCGCACGCGCTCGGTCGAGAACGTGCTCGCGGAAGCGAAGTGGATCCGCGACAACATGCCGGAAGTGAAGGAACTGATGTTCGACGACGACACCTTCACCGACGACCTGCCGCGCGCTGAAGCCATCGCCATCGGCCTGGGCAAGCTCGGAATGACGTGGTCGTGCAATGCGAAGGCGAACGTGCCGTACAAGACGCTGAAGGTCATGAAGGAAAACGGCCTGCGCCTGCTGCTGGTCGGCTTCGAATCCGGCGACGACCAGATCCTCGTGAACATCAAGAAGGGCGTGCGCACCGATTTCGCGCGCCGCTTCAGCGCGGACTGCAAGAAGCTCGGCATCAAGATCCACGGCACCTTCATCCTCGGCCTGCCGGGCGAGACGCAGGAGACCATCAAGAAGACGATCGAGTACGCGAAGGAAATCAATCCGCACACGATCCAGGTGTCGCTCGCCGCGCCGTATCCGGGCACGACGCTCTACAAGCAGGCCGTGGAAAACGGCTGGATGGAAGAGAACAAGACCATCAACCTGGTGAGCAAGGAAGGCGTGCAGCTCGCGGCGATCGGCTATGCGCACCTGTCGCGCGACGAGATCTATCACCATCTCGAGCAGTTCTATCGCCAGTTCTACTTCCGTCCGTCGAAGATCTGGGAAATCGTCCGCGAAATGCTGACGAGCTGGGACATGATGAAGCGCCGTCTGCGCGAAGGCGTCGAGTTCTTCCGCTTCCTGCGCGCACACGAGGCCTGA
- a CDS encoding LLM class flavin-dependent oxidoreductase, with product MTPFSVLDLAPIPAGADASQAFRNTVDLAQHAERWGYQRYWLAEHHNMPGIASAATAVVIGHVAGATQTIRVGSGGIMLPNHAPLVIAEQFGTLASLYPGRIDLGLGRAPGTDQTTSRALRRDLIGSADSFPDDVAELQRYFAEPVPGQRVRAVPGAGLDVPVWLLGSSLFSAQLAAMLGLPFAFASHFAPDYLMRALEIYRAQYRPSAAWPKPHAMVGVNVFVADTDDDARRLFTSLQQQFINLRRGTPGKLPPPVDVLEANELELATVAHSLSFAAVGSRDTVRDKLRDRIAQTGADELIVTAQIYDHAARLRSFELTAQIRDELASETR from the coding sequence ATGACTCCGTTTTCCGTACTCGATCTCGCCCCCATTCCGGCCGGCGCTGACGCCTCCCAGGCATTCCGCAACACCGTCGATCTCGCGCAGCATGCGGAACGTTGGGGTTACCAGCGCTACTGGCTCGCCGAGCATCACAACATGCCCGGCATCGCGAGCGCGGCAACGGCCGTCGTGATCGGCCACGTCGCGGGCGCCACGCAGACGATCCGGGTCGGTTCGGGCGGCATCATGCTGCCGAACCACGCGCCGCTCGTGATCGCCGAACAGTTCGGCACGCTTGCGTCGCTGTACCCGGGGCGCATCGACCTCGGCCTCGGCCGTGCGCCCGGCACCGACCAGACCACGTCGCGCGCGCTGCGCCGCGACCTGATCGGCAGTGCCGACTCGTTTCCAGATGATGTCGCCGAGCTGCAGCGCTACTTCGCGGAGCCGGTGCCCGGCCAGCGCGTGCGCGCGGTGCCCGGCGCAGGGCTCGACGTGCCCGTGTGGCTGCTCGGCTCGAGCCTGTTCAGCGCCCAGCTCGCCGCGATGCTCGGGTTGCCGTTCGCGTTCGCGTCGCACTTCGCGCCGGATTACCTGATGCGCGCGCTCGAGATCTATCGAGCACAGTACCGGCCGTCGGCCGCGTGGCCGAAGCCGCATGCGATGGTCGGCGTCAACGTGTTCGTCGCCGATACCGACGACGACGCGCGGCGCCTGTTCACGTCGCTGCAGCAGCAGTTCATCAATCTGCGGCGCGGCACGCCGGGCAAGCTGCCGCCGCCGGTCGACGTGCTCGAGGCGAACGAGCTCGAACTCGCGACGGTTGCGCATTCGCTGTCGTTCGCGGCGGTCGGCTCGCGCGACACGGTGCGCGACAAGCTGCGCGACCGCATCGCGCAGACGGGGGCCGACGAGCTGATCGTCACCGCACAGATCTACGATCACGCGGCACGGCTGCGCTCGTTCGAATTGACTGCGCAGATCCGCGACGAGCTCGCGAGCGAAACGCGCTGA